A DNA window from Euleptes europaea isolate rEulEur1 chromosome 20, rEulEur1.hap1, whole genome shotgun sequence contains the following coding sequences:
- the LINS1 gene encoding protein Lines homolog 1, with protein sequence MEDLFLFLKQMYDEVLLGLPLAKDSHSYAVLLDPLVPSRRLSAETSESRMEKHPSSFDGPCTGDASTLDSLPLERKSEPGATENVNYRRETTLLQLTLIEMVLTNVRHPGMEARTKQKYLDVVRILLKEASIDLKLVFLLRTSDQLVSHMACKSLVLLVHFQLREEGSLNSSWLAFCSETLSAFPSSCWTAECLWTLTNTVREILKDESLAAGGGLAKLFSPLDGILEGFYRLILSQAPDLPEGAPASAKCTNALSSFLDLLELLVASRSRTAASFACQRMLFSNTAYVLGLTASPVPGFIKKKSVVLLKRCILCKAGEDLVTGKASPSSHRDPHLDEDRCVFSSAVLQFVNSGWLNRLSVGEKIAHFGGSRVRPNLDICRGPDEVFLRALSLVLLKALEIRVRKSTSEREAQVLLESVMCPLLSFLKDHLRSSPCVRPFVHPCTWLSKLFIEQDDDMFEAAKALLSIHLQLKRFGLEDAFPPCLSADQTQDASAHRNGSNPHCVFFFLLQSIAFDSTVLLDFLISSETCFLEYLVRYLKLLIEDWRHFANASEGLKPMTSGDPSFSLKDPSCQEKDGCQSRQFDDRAVKPDKSSCLRGSDNTSSPGGVQRLVVYESSEDSEIEEECLADRTQTPSNIQACSDVSASTGVLAETSEPVASPPDHGDLTALPPSQRQVSPGDPILAEGTLRKMVVCLRALRESISRLHRRNLFPYNPAALLKLLTRVDAIGGACSSSPSPQSLETHQA encoded by the exons ATGGAGGATCTCTTTCTGTTCCTGAAGCAGATGTACGATGAGGTACTGCTAGGACTCCCGTTGGCAAAAGATAGTCACAGTTATGCAGTTCTTCTCGATCCACTTGTTCCGTCCCGACGTTTGTCGGCAGAGACCAGTGAGTCTCGTATGGAAAAGCATCCGTCTTCTTTTGATGGTCCGTGCACTGGGGATGCTTCTACTCTGGATTCTCTGCCCCTCGAGAGAAAATCTGAACCTGGCGCAACTGAAAACGTGAACTATCGGCGGGAAACAACGCTGCTTCAGTTAACCTTGATCGAGATGGTGCTCACCAATGTGCGGCACCCAGGGATGGAAGCGAGAACAAAACAGAAATATCTCGACGTTGTTAGGATTCTTCTGAAAGAAGCAAGCATTGACTTGAAAtta GTTTTCTTGTTACGCACTTCTGATCAACTGGTGTCTCACATGGCTTGTAAAAGTTTGGTCTTGCTGGTACATTTTCAGTTAAGAGAAGAG GGTTCGTTGAACAGCTCCTGGCTCGCGTTTTGCTCAGAGACTTTGTCGGCATTCCCCAGCAGCTGCTGGACAGCCGAATGCCTGTGGACTCTTACAAACACTGTCCGGGAAATCTTGAAGGATGAAAGTTTGGCCGCAGGAG GGGGACTCGCGAAGCTTTTTTCTCCGCTGGATGGTATCCTGGAAGGCTTTTACCGCCTCATCTTGTCTCAGGCGCCTGATCTTCCCGAGGGTGCTCCGGCCTCTGCAAAATGCACGAATGCCCTGAGCAGTTTTCTCGATCTTCTTGAACTGCTCGTGGCCTCGAGGAGCCGAACGGCGGCCAGCTTTGCCTGCCAAAGGATGCTCTTTTCGAACACGGCTTATGTGTTGGGCCTCACCGCCTCCCCTGTGCCCGGTTTCATCAAAAAGAAATCTGTTGTGCTGCTGAAAAGATGCATTCTCTGCAAAGCTGGCGAAGACCTAGTAACGGGGAAGGCGTCCCCTTCGTCCCACCGAGACCCTCATTTGGACGAGGATAGATGCGTCTTCTCCAGCGCCGTTCTGCAGTTTGTGAATTCCGGATGGCTGAACCGATTGTCGGTTGGCGAAAAGATTGCCCACTTTGGAGGCAGCCGAGTTAGGCCCAATTTGGATATCTGTCGTGGTCCTGACGAAGTGTTCCTCAGAGCCTTAAGCCTGGTTCTGCTTAAAGCTTTAGAGATCAGGGTCCGGAAGTCTACTTCTGAACGTGAAGCCCAAG TGCTTTTGGAGAGTGTCATGTGCCCCTTGCTATCCTTCTTAAAGGACCACCTGAGATCTTCTCCTTGTGTCCGCCCATTTGTCCACCCCTGCACGTGGCTCTCCAAGCTCTTCATAGAACAAGACGACGACATGTTTGAGGCCGCCAAAGCCTTATTAAGCATCCATTTGCAGCTGAAGAG GTTCGGGCTTGAAGATGCATTTCCTCCTTGCCTCTCAGCGGACCAAACTCAGGATGCATCGGCGCACAGGAACGGCTCCAATCCCCACTgcgtcttcttctttctcttgcaAAGCATCGCGTTTGACTCCACCGTTCTTCTCGACTTCTTGATATCATCGGAAACCTGCTTTCTGGAGTACCTGGTAAGGTACTTAAAACTTCTGATAGAAGACTGGCGCCATTTTGCCAATGCCTCCGAAGGCCTCAAGCCCATGACCAGTGGAGATCCGAGCTTTTCCTTGAAGGACCCGTCCTGTCAAGAGAAGGACGGCTGCCAGTCACGGCAGTTTGACGACCGAGCTGTAAAACCCGACAAGTCCAGCTGTTTGAGAGGGTCCGATAACACGTCTTCACCGGGGGGCGTTCAAAGGCTGGTTGTTTATGAAAGTTCAGAAGACTCTGAAATAGAAGAGGAGTGTTTGGCAGACAGGACGCAGACACCGTCGAACATTCAAGCCTGCTCAGATGTGTCCGCCTCTACGGGGGTCCTGGCAGAAACCTCAGAACCTGTCGCGTCCCCTCCAGATCATGGAGATTTGACCGCTTTGCCCCCCTCTCAGCGCCAGGTATCCCCAGGTGACCCCATATTGGCCGAAGGAACTCTCCGGAAAATGGTGGTGTGTTTGCGAGCACTGCGAGAATCCATTTCTAGGCTGCACAGAAGGAATCTCTTCCCGTACAACCCAGCCGCTCTTCTGAAGCTGCTGACTCGCGTTGACGCAATCGGTGGAGCGTGCAGTTCTTCTCCTAGCCCTCAAAGTCTAGAGACGCACCAGGcctga